One window from the genome of Camelus bactrianus isolate YW-2024 breed Bactrian camel chromosome 4, ASM4877302v1, whole genome shotgun sequence encodes:
- the ZER1 gene encoding protein zer-1 homolog isoform X2, with protein MASDTPESLMALCTDFCLRNLDGTLGYLLDKETLRLHPDIFLPSEICDRLVNEYVELVNAACNFEPHESFFSLFSDPRSTRLTRIHLREDLVQDQDLEAIRKQDLVELYLTNCEKLSAKSLQTLRSFSHTLVSLSLFGCANIFYEEENPGGCEDECLVNPTCQVLVKDFTFEGFSRLRFLNLGRMIDGVPVESLLRPLNSLAALDLSGIQTSDAAFLTQWKDSLVSLVLYNMDLSDDHIRVIVQLHKLRHLDISRDRLSSYYKFKLTRKVLSLFVQKLGNLMSLDISGHMILENCSISKMDEEAGQTSIEPSKSSIMPFRALKRPLQFLGLFETSLCRLTHIPAYKVSGDKNEEQVLNAIEAYTEHRPEITSRAINLLFDIARIERCNQLLRALKLVITALKCHKYDKNIQVTGSAALFYLTNSEYRSEQSVKLRRQVIQVVLNGMESYQEVTVQRNCCLTLCNFSIPEELEFQYRRVNELLLSILNPTRQDESIQRIAVHLCNALVCQVDNDHKEAVGKMGFVVTMLKLIQKKLLDKICDQVMEFSWSALWNITDETPDNCEMFLNFNGMKLFLDCLKEFPEKQELHRNMLGLLGNVAEVKELRPQLMTSQFISVFSNLLESKADGIEVSYNACGVLSHIMFDGPEAWGICEPQREEVEERMWAAIQSWDINSRRNINYRSFEPILRLLPQGISPVSQHWATWALYNLVSVYPDKYCPLLIKEGGMPLLRDMIKMVTARQETKEMARKVIEHCSNFKEENMDTSR; from the exons ATGGCGTCTGACACCCCTGAGTCCCTGATGGCCCTCTGCACCGACTTCTGCCTGCGCAACCTGGATGGCACCTTGGGCTACCTGCTGGACAAGGAGACTCTGCGGCTCCATCCAGACATCTTCCTGCCCAGCGAGATCTGTGACCGGCTCGTCAATGA ATATGTGGAGCTGGTCAATGCCGCCTGCAACTTCGAGCCGCACGAAAGCTTCTTCAGCCTCTTCTCGGACCCCCGCAGCACCCGCCTCACTCGTATCCACCTCCGCGAGGACCTGGTGCAGGACCAGGACCTGGAAGCCATTCGCAAGCAG GACCTGGTGGAGCTGTACCTGACCAACTGCGAGAAGCTGTCCGCCAAGAGCCTGCAGACGCTGAGGAGCTTCAGCCACACCCTGGTGTCCCTGAGCCTCTTCGGCTGTGCCAACATCTTCTACGAGGAGGAGAACCCAGGGGGCTGTGAAGACGAGTGCCTCGTCAACCCCACCTGCCAGGTGCTGGTTAAGGACTTCACCTTCGAGGGCTTCAGCCGCCTGCGCTTCCTTAACTTGGGCCGCATGATTGATGGGGTCCCTGTGGAGTCCCTGCTGCGGCCGCTCAACTCGCTGGCCGCCTTGGACCTCTCGGGCATTCAGACGAGTGATGCGGCCTTCCTGACCCAGTGGAAAGACAGCCTGGTGTCCCTTGTGCTCTACAACATGGACCTGTCGGACGACCACATCCGCGTCATCGTCCAGCTGCACAAGCTGCG aCACCTGGACATCTCCCGAGACCGCCTCTCCAGCTACTACAAGTTCAAACTGACTCGCAAGGTGCTGAGCCTCTTTGTCCAGAAGCTGGGGAACCTAATGTCCCTGGACATCTCTGGCCACATGATCCTGGAGAACTGCAGCATCTCCAAGATGGACGAGGAAGCAGGGCAGACCAG CATCGAGCCTTCCAAGAGCAGCATCATGCCTTTCCGGGCTCTGAAGAGGCCACTGCAGTTCCTTGGGCTCTTCGAAACCTCCCTGTGCCGCCTCACGCACATTCCGGCCTACAAA GTAAGTGGTGACAAAAATGAGGAGCAGGTGCTGAATGCCATCGAGGCCTACACGGAGCACAGGCCCGAGATCACCTCACGGGCCATCAACCTGCTTTTTGACATCGCACGCATCGAACGCTGCAACCAGCTTCTGCGAGCCCTGAAG CTGGTCATCACGGCCCTCAAGTGCCACAAGTATGACAAGAACATTCAAGTGACAGGCAGCGCAGCCCTCTTCTACCTGACCAATTCCGAGTACCGCTCAGAGCAGAGCGTCAAGCTGCGCCGGCAGGTCATCCAGGTGGTGCTGAATGGCATGGAATCCTACCAGGAGGTGACG gtcCAGCGGAACTGCTGCCTGACCCTCTGCAACTTCAGCATCCCTGAGGAGCTAGAATTCCAGTACCGCCGAGTCAACGAGCTCCTGCTCAGCATCCTCAACCCCACGCGGCAGGATGAGTCGATCCAGCGCATCGCCGTGCACCTGTGCAATGCCTTGGTCTGCCAGGTGGACAATGACCACAAGGAGGCCGTGGGCAAGATGGGCTTCGTTGTG ACCATGCTGAAGCTGATTCAGAAGAAGCTTCTGGACAAGATA TGTGACCAGGTGATGGAGTTCTCCTGGAGCGCCCTGTGGAACATCACGGATGAGACACCCGACAACTGTGAGATGTTCCTCAACTTCAATGGCATGAAGCTCTTCCTGGACTGCCTGAAG GAGTTCCCAGAGAAGCAGGAACTGCATCGGAATATGCTGGGACTCTTGGGGAACGTAGCAGAGGTGAAGGAGCTACGGCCCCAGCTAATGACTTCCCAATTCATCAGTGTCTTTAG CAACCTGCTGGAGAGCAAGGCTGATGGGATTGAGGTTTCCTACAACGCCTGCGGCGTCCTCTCCCACATCATGTTTGATGGGCCTGAGGCCTGGGGCATCTGTGAACCCCAgcgggaggaggtggaggagcgTATGTGGGCAGCCATCCAGAGCTGGGACATCAACTCACGGAGAAATATCAATTACAG GTCATTTGAGCCAATTCTTCGCCTCCTTCCCCAGGGCATCTCTCCTGTCAGCCAGCATTGGGCCACCTGGGCCCTGTACAACTTGGTGTCTGTCTACC CGGACAAGTACTGCCCCCTGCTGATCAAAGAAGGTGGGATGCCCCTTCTGAGGGACATGATCAAGATGGTGACTGCGAGGCAGGAGACCAAGGAAATGGCCCG CAAGGTGATTGAGCACTGCAGTAACTTTAAAGAGGAGAACATGGACACGTCCAGATAG
- the ZER1 gene encoding protein zer-1 homolog isoform X1, whose translation MVWLWLCQWSCECWGVTVAPGGPCPGVALLPAPSMASDTPESLMALCTDFCLRNLDGTLGYLLDKETLRLHPDIFLPSEICDRLVNEYVELVNAACNFEPHESFFSLFSDPRSTRLTRIHLREDLVQDQDLEAIRKQDLVELYLTNCEKLSAKSLQTLRSFSHTLVSLSLFGCANIFYEEENPGGCEDECLVNPTCQVLVKDFTFEGFSRLRFLNLGRMIDGVPVESLLRPLNSLAALDLSGIQTSDAAFLTQWKDSLVSLVLYNMDLSDDHIRVIVQLHKLRHLDISRDRLSSYYKFKLTRKVLSLFVQKLGNLMSLDISGHMILENCSISKMDEEAGQTSIEPSKSSIMPFRALKRPLQFLGLFETSLCRLTHIPAYKVSGDKNEEQVLNAIEAYTEHRPEITSRAINLLFDIARIERCNQLLRALKLVITALKCHKYDKNIQVTGSAALFYLTNSEYRSEQSVKLRRQVIQVVLNGMESYQEVQRNCCLTLCNFSIPEELEFQYRRVNELLLSILNPTRQDESIQRIAVHLCNALVCQVDNDHKEAVGKMGFVVTMLKLIQKKLLDKICDQVMEFSWSALWNITDETPDNCEMFLNFNGMKLFLDCLKEFPEKQELHRNMLGLLGNVAEVKELRPQLMTSQFISVFSNLLESKADGIEVSYNACGVLSHIMFDGPEAWGICEPQREEVEERMWAAIQSWDINSRRNINYRSFEPILRLLPQGISPVSQHWATWALYNLVSVYPDKYCPLLIKEGGMPLLRDMIKMVTARQETKEMARKVIEHCSNFKEENMDTSR comes from the exons GCTGTGGCTCTGCCAATGGTCCTGTGAGTGTTGGGGAGTCACCGTTGCCCCTGGGGGCCCCTGTCCTGGAGTGGCCCTCCTGCCTGCTCCCAGCATGGCGTCTGACACCCCTGAGTCCCTGATGGCCCTCTGCACCGACTTCTGCCTGCGCAACCTGGATGGCACCTTGGGCTACCTGCTGGACAAGGAGACTCTGCGGCTCCATCCAGACATCTTCCTGCCCAGCGAGATCTGTGACCGGCTCGTCAATGA ATATGTGGAGCTGGTCAATGCCGCCTGCAACTTCGAGCCGCACGAAAGCTTCTTCAGCCTCTTCTCGGACCCCCGCAGCACCCGCCTCACTCGTATCCACCTCCGCGAGGACCTGGTGCAGGACCAGGACCTGGAAGCCATTCGCAAGCAG GACCTGGTGGAGCTGTACCTGACCAACTGCGAGAAGCTGTCCGCCAAGAGCCTGCAGACGCTGAGGAGCTTCAGCCACACCCTGGTGTCCCTGAGCCTCTTCGGCTGTGCCAACATCTTCTACGAGGAGGAGAACCCAGGGGGCTGTGAAGACGAGTGCCTCGTCAACCCCACCTGCCAGGTGCTGGTTAAGGACTTCACCTTCGAGGGCTTCAGCCGCCTGCGCTTCCTTAACTTGGGCCGCATGATTGATGGGGTCCCTGTGGAGTCCCTGCTGCGGCCGCTCAACTCGCTGGCCGCCTTGGACCTCTCGGGCATTCAGACGAGTGATGCGGCCTTCCTGACCCAGTGGAAAGACAGCCTGGTGTCCCTTGTGCTCTACAACATGGACCTGTCGGACGACCACATCCGCGTCATCGTCCAGCTGCACAAGCTGCG aCACCTGGACATCTCCCGAGACCGCCTCTCCAGCTACTACAAGTTCAAACTGACTCGCAAGGTGCTGAGCCTCTTTGTCCAGAAGCTGGGGAACCTAATGTCCCTGGACATCTCTGGCCACATGATCCTGGAGAACTGCAGCATCTCCAAGATGGACGAGGAAGCAGGGCAGACCAG CATCGAGCCTTCCAAGAGCAGCATCATGCCTTTCCGGGCTCTGAAGAGGCCACTGCAGTTCCTTGGGCTCTTCGAAACCTCCCTGTGCCGCCTCACGCACATTCCGGCCTACAAA GTAAGTGGTGACAAAAATGAGGAGCAGGTGCTGAATGCCATCGAGGCCTACACGGAGCACAGGCCCGAGATCACCTCACGGGCCATCAACCTGCTTTTTGACATCGCACGCATCGAACGCTGCAACCAGCTTCTGCGAGCCCTGAAG CTGGTCATCACGGCCCTCAAGTGCCACAAGTATGACAAGAACATTCAAGTGACAGGCAGCGCAGCCCTCTTCTACCTGACCAATTCCGAGTACCGCTCAGAGCAGAGCGTCAAGCTGCGCCGGCAGGTCATCCAGGTGGTGCTGAATGGCATGGAATCCTACCAGGAG gtcCAGCGGAACTGCTGCCTGACCCTCTGCAACTTCAGCATCCCTGAGGAGCTAGAATTCCAGTACCGCCGAGTCAACGAGCTCCTGCTCAGCATCCTCAACCCCACGCGGCAGGATGAGTCGATCCAGCGCATCGCCGTGCACCTGTGCAATGCCTTGGTCTGCCAGGTGGACAATGACCACAAGGAGGCCGTGGGCAAGATGGGCTTCGTTGTG ACCATGCTGAAGCTGATTCAGAAGAAGCTTCTGGACAAGATA TGTGACCAGGTGATGGAGTTCTCCTGGAGCGCCCTGTGGAACATCACGGATGAGACACCCGACAACTGTGAGATGTTCCTCAACTTCAATGGCATGAAGCTCTTCCTGGACTGCCTGAAG GAGTTCCCAGAGAAGCAGGAACTGCATCGGAATATGCTGGGACTCTTGGGGAACGTAGCAGAGGTGAAGGAGCTACGGCCCCAGCTAATGACTTCCCAATTCATCAGTGTCTTTAG CAACCTGCTGGAGAGCAAGGCTGATGGGATTGAGGTTTCCTACAACGCCTGCGGCGTCCTCTCCCACATCATGTTTGATGGGCCTGAGGCCTGGGGCATCTGTGAACCCCAgcgggaggaggtggaggagcgTATGTGGGCAGCCATCCAGAGCTGGGACATCAACTCACGGAGAAATATCAATTACAG GTCATTTGAGCCAATTCTTCGCCTCCTTCCCCAGGGCATCTCTCCTGTCAGCCAGCATTGGGCCACCTGGGCCCTGTACAACTTGGTGTCTGTCTACC CGGACAAGTACTGCCCCCTGCTGATCAAAGAAGGTGGGATGCCCCTTCTGAGGGACATGATCAAGATGGTGACTGCGAGGCAGGAGACCAAGGAAATGGCCCG CAAGGTGATTGAGCACTGCAGTAACTTTAAAGAGGAGAACATGGACACGTCCAGATAG
- the ZER1 gene encoding protein zer-1 homolog isoform X4, producing the protein MVWLWLCQWSCECWGVTVAPGGPCPGVALLPAPSMASDTPESLMALCTDFCLRNLDGTLGYLLDKETLRLHPDIFLPSEICDRLVNEYVELVNAACNFEPHESFFSLFSDPRSTRLTRIHLREDLVQDQDLEAIRKQDLVELYLTNCEKLSAKSLQTLRSFSHTLVSLSLFGCANIFYEEENPGGCEDECLVNPTCQVLVKDFTFEGFSRLRFLNLGRMIDGVPVESLLRPLNSLAALDLSGIQTSDAAFLTQWKDSLVSLVLYNMDLSDDHIRVIVQLHKLRHLDISRDRLSSYYKFKLTRKVLSLFVQKLGNLMSLDISGHMILENCSISKMDEEAGQTSIEPSKSSIMPFRALKRPLQFLGLFETSLCRLTHIPAYKVSGDKNEEQVLNAIEAYTEHRPEITSRAINLLFDIARIERCNQLLRALKLVITALKCHKYDKNIQVTGSAALFYLTNSEYRSEQSVKLRRQVIQVVLNGMESYQEVTVQRNCCLTLCNFSIPEELEFQYRRVNELLLSILNPTRQDESIQRIAVHLCNALVCQVDNDHKEAVGKMGFVVTMLKLIQKKLLDKICDQVMEFSWSALWNITDETPDNCEMFLNFNGMKLFLDCLKEFPEKQELHRNMLGLLGNVAEVKELRPQLMTSQFISVFSNLLESKADGIEVSYNACGVLSHIMFDGPEAWGICEPQREEVEERMWAAIQSWDINSRRNINYRSFEPILRLLPQGISPVSQHWATWALYNLVSVYPDKYCPLLIKEGGMPLLRDMIKMVTARQETKEMARKVIEHCSNFKEENMDTSR; encoded by the exons GCTGTGGCTCTGCCAATGGTCCTGTGAGTGTTGGGGAGTCACCGTTGCCCCTGGGGGCCCCTGTCCTGGAGTGGCCCTCCTGCCTGCTCCCAGCATGGCGTCTGACACCCCTGAGTCCCTGATGGCCCTCTGCACCGACTTCTGCCTGCGCAACCTGGATGGCACCTTGGGCTACCTGCTGGACAAGGAGACTCTGCGGCTCCATCCAGACATCTTCCTGCCCAGCGAGATCTGTGACCGGCTCGTCAATGA ATATGTGGAGCTGGTCAATGCCGCCTGCAACTTCGAGCCGCACGAAAGCTTCTTCAGCCTCTTCTCGGACCCCCGCAGCACCCGCCTCACTCGTATCCACCTCCGCGAGGACCTGGTGCAGGACCAGGACCTGGAAGCCATTCGCAAGCAG GACCTGGTGGAGCTGTACCTGACCAACTGCGAGAAGCTGTCCGCCAAGAGCCTGCAGACGCTGAGGAGCTTCAGCCACACCCTGGTGTCCCTGAGCCTCTTCGGCTGTGCCAACATCTTCTACGAGGAGGAGAACCCAGGGGGCTGTGAAGACGAGTGCCTCGTCAACCCCACCTGCCAGGTGCTGGTTAAGGACTTCACCTTCGAGGGCTTCAGCCGCCTGCGCTTCCTTAACTTGGGCCGCATGATTGATGGGGTCCCTGTGGAGTCCCTGCTGCGGCCGCTCAACTCGCTGGCCGCCTTGGACCTCTCGGGCATTCAGACGAGTGATGCGGCCTTCCTGACCCAGTGGAAAGACAGCCTGGTGTCCCTTGTGCTCTACAACATGGACCTGTCGGACGACCACATCCGCGTCATCGTCCAGCTGCACAAGCTGCG aCACCTGGACATCTCCCGAGACCGCCTCTCCAGCTACTACAAGTTCAAACTGACTCGCAAGGTGCTGAGCCTCTTTGTCCAGAAGCTGGGGAACCTAATGTCCCTGGACATCTCTGGCCACATGATCCTGGAGAACTGCAGCATCTCCAAGATGGACGAGGAAGCAGGGCAGACCAG CATCGAGCCTTCCAAGAGCAGCATCATGCCTTTCCGGGCTCTGAAGAGGCCACTGCAGTTCCTTGGGCTCTTCGAAACCTCCCTGTGCCGCCTCACGCACATTCCGGCCTACAAA GTAAGTGGTGACAAAAATGAGGAGCAGGTGCTGAATGCCATCGAGGCCTACACGGAGCACAGGCCCGAGATCACCTCACGGGCCATCAACCTGCTTTTTGACATCGCACGCATCGAACGCTGCAACCAGCTTCTGCGAGCCCTGAAG CTGGTCATCACGGCCCTCAAGTGCCACAAGTATGACAAGAACATTCAAGTGACAGGCAGCGCAGCCCTCTTCTACCTGACCAATTCCGAGTACCGCTCAGAGCAGAGCGTCAAGCTGCGCCGGCAGGTCATCCAGGTGGTGCTGAATGGCATGGAATCCTACCAGGAGGTGACG gtcCAGCGGAACTGCTGCCTGACCCTCTGCAACTTCAGCATCCCTGAGGAGCTAGAATTCCAGTACCGCCGAGTCAACGAGCTCCTGCTCAGCATCCTCAACCCCACGCGGCAGGATGAGTCGATCCAGCGCATCGCCGTGCACCTGTGCAATGCCTTGGTCTGCCAGGTGGACAATGACCACAAGGAGGCCGTGGGCAAGATGGGCTTCGTTGTG ACCATGCTGAAGCTGATTCAGAAGAAGCTTCTGGACAAGATA TGTGACCAGGTGATGGAGTTCTCCTGGAGCGCCCTGTGGAACATCACGGATGAGACACCCGACAACTGTGAGATGTTCCTCAACTTCAATGGCATGAAGCTCTTCCTGGACTGCCTGAAG GAGTTCCCAGAGAAGCAGGAACTGCATCGGAATATGCTGGGACTCTTGGGGAACGTAGCAGAGGTGAAGGAGCTACGGCCCCAGCTAATGACTTCCCAATTCATCAGTGTCTTTAG CAACCTGCTGGAGAGCAAGGCTGATGGGATTGAGGTTTCCTACAACGCCTGCGGCGTCCTCTCCCACATCATGTTTGATGGGCCTGAGGCCTGGGGCATCTGTGAACCCCAgcgggaggaggtggaggagcgTATGTGGGCAGCCATCCAGAGCTGGGACATCAACTCACGGAGAAATATCAATTACAG GTCATTTGAGCCAATTCTTCGCCTCCTTCCCCAGGGCATCTCTCCTGTCAGCCAGCATTGGGCCACCTGGGCCCTGTACAACTTGGTGTCTGTCTACC CGGACAAGTACTGCCCCCTGCTGATCAAAGAAGGTGGGATGCCCCTTCTGAGGGACATGATCAAGATGGTGACTGCGAGGCAGGAGACCAAGGAAATGGCCCG CAAGGTGATTGAGCACTGCAGTAACTTTAAAGAGGAGAACATGGACACGTCCAGATAG
- the ZER1 gene encoding protein zer-1 homolog isoform X3 has translation MVWLWLCQWSCECWGVTVAPGGPCPGVALLPAPSMASDTPESLMALCTDFCLRNLDGTLGYLLDKETLRLHPDIFLPSEICDRLVNEYVELVNAACNFEPHESFFSLFSDPRSTRLTRIHLREDLVQDQDLEAIRKQDLVELYLTNCEKLSAKSLQTLRSFSHTLVSLSLFGCANIFYEEENPGGCEDECLVNPTCQVLVKDFTFEGFSRLRFLNLGRMIDGVPVESLLRPLNSLAALDLSGIQTSDAAFLTQWKDSLVSLVLYNMDLSDDHIRVIVQLHKLRHLDISRDRLSSYYKFKLTRKVLSLFVQKLGNLMSLDISGHMILENCSISKMDEEAGQTSIEPSKSSIMPFRALKRPLQFLGLFETSLCRLTHIPAYKVSGDKNEEQVLNAIEAYTEHRPEITSRAINLLFDIARIERCNQLLRALKLVITALKCHKYDKNIQVTGSAALFYLTNSEYRSEQSVKLRRQVIQVVLNGMESYQEVTVQRNCCLTLCNFSIPEELEFQYRRVNELLLSILNPTRQDESIQRIAVHLCNALVCQVDNDHKEAVGKMGFVVTMLKLIQKKLLDKICDQVMEFSWSALWNITDETPDNCEMFLNFNGMKLFLDCLKEFPEKQELHRNMLGLLGNVAEVKELRPQLMTSQFISVFRSFEPILRLLPQGISPVSQHWATWALYNLVSVYPDKYCPLLIKEGGMPLLRDMIKMVTARQETKEMARKVIEHCSNFKEENMDTSR, from the exons GCTGTGGCTCTGCCAATGGTCCTGTGAGTGTTGGGGAGTCACCGTTGCCCCTGGGGGCCCCTGTCCTGGAGTGGCCCTCCTGCCTGCTCCCAGCATGGCGTCTGACACCCCTGAGTCCCTGATGGCCCTCTGCACCGACTTCTGCCTGCGCAACCTGGATGGCACCTTGGGCTACCTGCTGGACAAGGAGACTCTGCGGCTCCATCCAGACATCTTCCTGCCCAGCGAGATCTGTGACCGGCTCGTCAATGA ATATGTGGAGCTGGTCAATGCCGCCTGCAACTTCGAGCCGCACGAAAGCTTCTTCAGCCTCTTCTCGGACCCCCGCAGCACCCGCCTCACTCGTATCCACCTCCGCGAGGACCTGGTGCAGGACCAGGACCTGGAAGCCATTCGCAAGCAG GACCTGGTGGAGCTGTACCTGACCAACTGCGAGAAGCTGTCCGCCAAGAGCCTGCAGACGCTGAGGAGCTTCAGCCACACCCTGGTGTCCCTGAGCCTCTTCGGCTGTGCCAACATCTTCTACGAGGAGGAGAACCCAGGGGGCTGTGAAGACGAGTGCCTCGTCAACCCCACCTGCCAGGTGCTGGTTAAGGACTTCACCTTCGAGGGCTTCAGCCGCCTGCGCTTCCTTAACTTGGGCCGCATGATTGATGGGGTCCCTGTGGAGTCCCTGCTGCGGCCGCTCAACTCGCTGGCCGCCTTGGACCTCTCGGGCATTCAGACGAGTGATGCGGCCTTCCTGACCCAGTGGAAAGACAGCCTGGTGTCCCTTGTGCTCTACAACATGGACCTGTCGGACGACCACATCCGCGTCATCGTCCAGCTGCACAAGCTGCG aCACCTGGACATCTCCCGAGACCGCCTCTCCAGCTACTACAAGTTCAAACTGACTCGCAAGGTGCTGAGCCTCTTTGTCCAGAAGCTGGGGAACCTAATGTCCCTGGACATCTCTGGCCACATGATCCTGGAGAACTGCAGCATCTCCAAGATGGACGAGGAAGCAGGGCAGACCAG CATCGAGCCTTCCAAGAGCAGCATCATGCCTTTCCGGGCTCTGAAGAGGCCACTGCAGTTCCTTGGGCTCTTCGAAACCTCCCTGTGCCGCCTCACGCACATTCCGGCCTACAAA GTAAGTGGTGACAAAAATGAGGAGCAGGTGCTGAATGCCATCGAGGCCTACACGGAGCACAGGCCCGAGATCACCTCACGGGCCATCAACCTGCTTTTTGACATCGCACGCATCGAACGCTGCAACCAGCTTCTGCGAGCCCTGAAG CTGGTCATCACGGCCCTCAAGTGCCACAAGTATGACAAGAACATTCAAGTGACAGGCAGCGCAGCCCTCTTCTACCTGACCAATTCCGAGTACCGCTCAGAGCAGAGCGTCAAGCTGCGCCGGCAGGTCATCCAGGTGGTGCTGAATGGCATGGAATCCTACCAGGAGGTGACG gtcCAGCGGAACTGCTGCCTGACCCTCTGCAACTTCAGCATCCCTGAGGAGCTAGAATTCCAGTACCGCCGAGTCAACGAGCTCCTGCTCAGCATCCTCAACCCCACGCGGCAGGATGAGTCGATCCAGCGCATCGCCGTGCACCTGTGCAATGCCTTGGTCTGCCAGGTGGACAATGACCACAAGGAGGCCGTGGGCAAGATGGGCTTCGTTGTG ACCATGCTGAAGCTGATTCAGAAGAAGCTTCTGGACAAGATA TGTGACCAGGTGATGGAGTTCTCCTGGAGCGCCCTGTGGAACATCACGGATGAGACACCCGACAACTGTGAGATGTTCCTCAACTTCAATGGCATGAAGCTCTTCCTGGACTGCCTGAAG GAGTTCCCAGAGAAGCAGGAACTGCATCGGAATATGCTGGGACTCTTGGGGAACGTAGCAGAGGTGAAGGAGCTACGGCCCCAGCTAATGACTTCCCAATTCATCAGTGTCTTTAG GTCATTTGAGCCAATTCTTCGCCTCCTTCCCCAGGGCATCTCTCCTGTCAGCCAGCATTGGGCCACCTGGGCCCTGTACAACTTGGTGTCTGTCTACC CGGACAAGTACTGCCCCCTGCTGATCAAAGAAGGTGGGATGCCCCTTCTGAGGGACATGATCAAGATGGTGACTGCGAGGCAGGAGACCAAGGAAATGGCCCG CAAGGTGATTGAGCACTGCAGTAACTTTAAAGAGGAGAACATGGACACGTCCAGATAG